Proteins found in one Alteromonas macleodii genomic segment:
- a CDS encoding AraC family ligand binding domain-containing protein, with amino-acid sequence MKITRIYNDEAGKSHFGEVEIALKDGGPIGMLSEKFGADKIIFRETPADYDFKWHPAPARQLLFIIKGRAEFTVSNGERHVFGAGDVLLLEDTEGEGHCSRAMYNEVRHSIFVTLDEGVTL; translated from the coding sequence ATGAAAATAACAAGGATTTACAACGATGAAGCGGGCAAAAGCCACTTTGGCGAGGTCGAAATAGCGCTAAAAGACGGCGGTCCTATCGGTATGCTTTCAGAGAAATTTGGTGCAGATAAAATTATCTTTCGCGAGACACCTGCCGACTATGACTTCAAATGGCACCCTGCCCCTGCACGACAACTTCTTTTCATTATAAAAGGTCGTGCCGAATTTACAGTATCAAACGGAGAGCGCCATGTATTTGGTGCGGGCGATGTACTGCTGTTAGAAGATACCGAGGGTGAAGGTCACTGCTCTCGCGCGATGTACAATGAAGTACGTCACTCAATTTTTGTCACGCTAGATGAAGGTGTTACTCTTTAA
- a CDS encoding allantoate amidohydrolase encodes MGEFVEFTELATQVMARCETLGTLSQDPTCLDRRYLTEQHKLANQLASGWMIEAGMTTWQDAVGNIWGRYTSSVPNAPRLILGSHLDTVPNGGKYDGMLGVVAAISMVAMFDGTQTKFPFHIDIVGFCDEEGTRFGTTLLGSRALTGKWQEQWRHLKDENGVSLEQAMANFGLSFDAVNSAAISPTDILGYLELHIEQGPVLEQENLPVGVVSAIAGAKRFNFTVEGMAGHAGTVPMSMRRDALCASAEMLLAVESISLQRPGVVATVGKIENAPNGVNVISGRTRFSLDIRSEDDDLRDSVLAEILQKFDDIAQARQLTFTREQTHSAPAVHCDSQLKQALVRGVQESGIAPRILASGAGHDAMAIADICPVAMLFTRCKGGISHHPAESITHEDVAASLSVLYKTISKLKHA; translated from the coding sequence ATGGGTGAATTCGTAGAATTTACTGAACTAGCGACCCAGGTTATGGCAAGGTGCGAAACGTTAGGCACCTTAAGCCAAGACCCCACTTGCCTAGACAGACGCTATTTAACCGAGCAGCACAAGCTTGCCAACCAACTGGCCTCTGGCTGGATGATTGAGGCGGGCATGACTACATGGCAAGATGCCGTTGGCAACATTTGGGGGCGCTATACCTCCAGTGTGCCCAATGCGCCGCGATTAATTCTAGGTAGTCATCTCGACACCGTGCCTAACGGCGGAAAGTACGACGGAATGCTGGGCGTAGTTGCCGCTATCTCAATGGTTGCTATGTTTGACGGCACACAAACTAAGTTCCCGTTCCACATCGACATTGTGGGCTTTTGTGATGAAGAAGGCACGCGTTTTGGCACCACGCTATTAGGTAGCCGTGCACTAACCGGCAAATGGCAAGAGCAGTGGCGTCACTTAAAAGATGAAAACGGTGTAAGCCTAGAACAAGCCATGGCTAACTTTGGGCTTAGTTTCGATGCGGTTAACAGCGCGGCTATTTCCCCCACTGACATTCTGGGCTATTTAGAGCTTCACATTGAACAAGGGCCTGTTTTAGAGCAAGAAAACCTGCCTGTAGGTGTCGTAAGTGCTATTGCAGGTGCCAAGCGTTTTAACTTTACCGTAGAAGGAATGGCTGGACACGCCGGTACTGTGCCTATGTCTATGCGTCGTGACGCCCTATGCGCAAGTGCAGAAATGTTACTAGCGGTAGAAAGCATAAGCTTACAACGCCCGGGGGTTGTGGCCACCGTAGGTAAAATTGAGAATGCGCCGAACGGCGTAAACGTAATATCTGGGCGCACGCGATTCTCCCTTGATATTAGAAGCGAGGATGATGATTTACGCGATTCAGTATTGGCAGAAATATTGCAAAAATTTGATGACATTGCGCAAGCTAGGCAGTTAACTTTCACCCGCGAGCAAACCCATAGTGCGCCTGCGGTACATTGCGATAGTCAGTTAAAGCAAGCACTTGTTCGCGGTGTTCAAGAAAGCGGTATAGCACCACGAATTCTTGCTTCAGGAGCGGGTCATGACGCTATGGCTATTGCAGATATTTGCCCTGTAGCCATGCTATTCACACGCTGTAAGGGTGGCATAAGCCATCACCCAGCTGAGTCTATTACCCATGAGGATGTGGCTGCCAGTTTGTCGGTGCTTTATAAAACCATAAGCAAACTCAAGCACGCGTAA
- a CDS encoding pyridoxal-phosphate-dependent aminotransferase family protein — translation MSKEASTGTFAPLNPPPRLLMGPGPINCYPRVLSAMSTQLVGQYDPVMTGYMNETMQLYRDVFNTQNQQTFLVDGTSRAGIEAVLVSAIEPGDKVLVPIFGRFGHLLAEIAERADAEVHTIEVPWGEVFTPEQIEAAVKEVKPKLLAIVQGDTSTTMLQPLEHIGAICEANDVLFYCDATASVGGNPLDVDAWKLDAVSVGLQKCLGGPSGSAPITLSDKFVKSVRTRHHVEAGIRDAHHEAARGPKIRSNYFDLPMIMDYWGEERLNHHTEAATMLYCARECARVHLEEGQQNVIARHKVAGDAMLAGIQAMGLKPFGNLKHKMYNVVGVHIPDGVHGEEVRETLLLRFNIEIGTSFGPLKGKIWRIGTMGYNAREDAVMHTLQSLETVLRMQGFALPSGKGVDAALSVYAEAKATGVANG, via the coding sequence ATGTCTAAAGAAGCGTCTACAGGAACTTTCGCGCCACTTAATCCTCCACCTCGTTTGTTAATGGGCCCTGGCCCTATTAACTGCTACCCACGTGTGTTAAGCGCGATGTCTACTCAATTAGTAGGCCAGTACGACCCGGTAATGACAGGCTATATGAATGAGACAATGCAGCTTTATCGCGATGTGTTTAATACCCAAAACCAGCAAACCTTTTTGGTCGACGGTACATCGCGCGCGGGTATCGAAGCGGTTTTGGTCTCGGCAATAGAGCCAGGCGACAAAGTCCTTGTGCCTATCTTCGGGCGCTTCGGCCACTTACTTGCTGAAATTGCAGAGCGTGCCGACGCTGAAGTACACACCATTGAAGTGCCTTGGGGTGAAGTATTTACGCCTGAGCAAATAGAAGCAGCAGTAAAAGAAGTAAAACCCAAGCTTCTTGCCATTGTACAAGGCGATACCTCTACCACAATGCTTCAACCGCTTGAGCATATTGGCGCCATTTGTGAGGCGAATGACGTCTTGTTTTACTGCGATGCAACCGCGTCAGTAGGTGGAAACCCACTGGATGTTGATGCATGGAAATTAGACGCGGTATCGGTTGGCCTTCAAAAGTGTTTGGGTGGTCCGTCAGGCAGTGCGCCTATTACCCTTAGCGACAAGTTTGTTAAAAGCGTACGTACCCGTCATCACGTGGAAGCCGGTATTCGCGATGCCCATCACGAGGCGGCGCGCGGCCCTAAGATTCGCTCTAACTACTTCGATTTACCTATGATCATGGATTATTGGGGCGAAGAGCGCTTAAACCACCATACCGAAGCGGCCACTATGCTTTATTGCGCTCGGGAATGTGCGCGTGTGCATTTAGAGGAAGGTCAGCAAAACGTTATTGCGCGTCATAAAGTGGCTGGTGACGCCATGCTTGCCGGTATACAGGCTATGGGGCTTAAACCATTCGGCAATCTTAAGCACAAAATGTACAACGTGGTTGGTGTTCATATTCCCGATGGTGTTCACGGTGAAGAAGTACGCGAAACCTTATTGCTGCGATTCAATATTGAAATCGGCACCAGCTTTGGGCCTTTAAAAGGTAAGATTTGGCGCATTGGTACAATGGGGTACAACGCCAGAGAAGATGCCGTAATGCATACACTCCAGTCGCTTGAAACCGTACTTCGCATGCAAGGGTTTGCGCTACCTTCGGGTAAAGGGGTAGACGCTGCGCTTAGCGTTTATGCTGAGGCTAAAGCAACGGGAGTTGCGAATGGGTGA
- a CDS encoding sulfite exporter TauE/SafE family protein, with the protein MQFLMDNLTVILSLAGTGVFAGILAGMLGVGGGIVIVPVLFFLFQALGVSPESAMVIATATSLATIVPTSVSSIRAHHSKGNVDFALLKAWAVFILIGVLAGSYAVTVVNPTFLTLLFGVIATLSAINMLIGKKDALFKGLPGRAGQSVMATCIGLFSSMVGIGGGTLTVPTLTFCNYPAHKAVGTAAAVGLIISLPAALTLLFVGTTPADAPFATYGYVNLLGFACIVPLTVLFAPVGATIANKLDAGLLKKIFAVVLIITGLRMLAQVLI; encoded by the coding sequence ATGCAGTTTTTAATGGATAACCTCACGGTTATATTATCGCTCGCGGGAACGGGCGTATTTGCCGGCATACTAGCAGGTATGCTTGGCGTAGGTGGCGGTATTGTTATTGTGCCGGTACTATTTTTTCTTTTCCAAGCACTTGGTGTGTCGCCTGAAAGTGCCATGGTTATTGCCACGGCCACGTCGCTTGCGACTATCGTCCCTACTTCAGTTAGCTCTATTCGCGCTCACCACAGTAAAGGCAACGTTGACTTTGCGCTGCTAAAAGCATGGGCAGTATTTATTTTAATTGGGGTACTTGCTGGAAGCTATGCGGTAACCGTGGTTAACCCAACGTTCTTGACCCTGTTGTTCGGCGTTATCGCAACCTTATCTGCCATCAATATGCTTATTGGCAAAAAAGATGCGCTATTTAAAGGGCTACCGGGCCGTGCAGGTCAGTCAGTGATGGCAACGTGTATTGGTTTATTTAGCTCTATGGTGGGTATTGGCGGCGGTACGCTAACCGTGCCTACACTCACTTTTTGTAATTACCCAGCGCACAAAGCGGTTGGAACTGCTGCGGCGGTAGGCTTAATTATTTCGCTACCCGCAGCACTTACGTTGTTATTCGTAGGAACCACACCTGCTGACGCCCCCTTCGCAACATACGGCTATGTAAACTTGCTAGGTTTTGCGTGCATTGTTCCGCTAACGGTTTTATTTGCACCAGTCGGCGCGACCATTGCCAACAAGCTAGACGCTGGTTTACTTAAAAAAATCTTCGCCGTTGTTCTCATCATCACTGGCTTGCGCATGCTAGCGCAAGTGCTTATCTAG
- a CDS encoding gamma-glutamyltransferase family protein — protein MSEKPNIAFTAPHFAASQVGLNILEKGGTAIEAMVAAAASIAVEYPHMNGMGGDGFWLISEPGKKPIGIDASGVAAKGATPAFYEGSDAIPSRGGKSALTMAGAVAGWKAALDISHEWQSGLPLTTLFDTAISQANWGIEVTQSLVDASNKTFDELSADENFAQFLIKGKALKKGKILKLTKLSETLKQLADKGLDDFYHGELAAKLAEDLEAAGSPIRLEDFNNYKATIVEPLSVSTSKGKLYNLPAPTQGVASLIILALYDKVQHLGNTDADMVHLLIECTKQAFIARNANVTDPSRTPVNLQSLLSDDALDEMVKNISLDKALPWPHEAKHGDTIWMGCCDSEGRMVSYIQSLYWEFGSGVVSPQTGIVWNNRGTSFSLDSNSNQYLAPGLKPFHTLNPAFAELIDGRRMSYGTMGGEGQPQTQAALFARHIYHGQPIGKAISLGRWLLGRTWGDQSHNLKAERDLVEYVGESLLARGHDMVTVDPCNELMGHAGAIIRDTEGSVSGASDPRSDGKAYFGHR, from the coding sequence ATGAGTGAAAAACCTAATATTGCGTTTACAGCCCCTCACTTTGCAGCATCACAAGTGGGCTTAAACATACTAGAAAAAGGCGGCACCGCTATTGAAGCTATGGTAGCCGCTGCAGCCTCTATTGCCGTTGAATACCCACATATGAACGGCATGGGCGGTGACGGATTTTGGCTCATCAGTGAGCCGGGCAAAAAGCCTATTGGTATCGATGCATCAGGCGTGGCAGCAAAAGGCGCAACACCCGCATTTTACGAAGGTAGCGATGCCATACCAAGCCGAGGCGGAAAGTCTGCATTGACCATGGCCGGCGCAGTGGCCGGTTGGAAAGCTGCTCTAGATATAAGCCATGAATGGCAAAGTGGTTTACCACTAACCACATTGTTTGATACGGCGATAAGCCAAGCTAACTGGGGTATTGAAGTTACTCAAAGTTTAGTTGATGCCAGTAACAAGACCTTCGACGAACTAAGCGCTGACGAAAACTTCGCGCAATTTTTAATTAAAGGCAAGGCGCTTAAAAAAGGCAAAATTTTAAAACTGACAAAGCTGTCAGAAACCTTAAAGCAATTGGCAGATAAAGGGCTTGATGATTTTTACCATGGTGAATTAGCGGCAAAACTGGCTGAAGACTTAGAAGCGGCTGGCTCGCCTATTCGCCTTGAAGATTTCAACAATTACAAAGCAACGATTGTTGAGCCATTGTCAGTATCTACCAGCAAAGGCAAGCTTTATAACCTACCTGCACCAACGCAAGGTGTAGCCTCGCTTATTATCTTGGCACTTTATGACAAGGTTCAGCATTTAGGCAATACCGATGCAGACATGGTGCATTTACTTATTGAATGTACCAAACAAGCTTTCATTGCCCGTAACGCGAATGTAACCGACCCGTCTCGTACCCCGGTAAATTTACAAAGCCTGTTAAGTGACGACGCACTTGATGAAATGGTGAAAAACATTTCACTAGATAAAGCATTGCCGTGGCCACACGAAGCCAAGCATGGCGATACCATCTGGATGGGCTGCTGCGACTCAGAAGGTCGTATGGTGAGCTACATTCAATCTCTTTATTGGGAGTTCGGTTCAGGCGTAGTTAGCCCTCAAACCGGCATTGTATGGAATAACCGAGGCACTTCGTTCTCGCTAGACTCAAACAGTAACCAATATTTAGCGCCTGGCTTAAAGCCGTTCCATACCTTAAACCCTGCGTTTGCCGAGCTTATCGACGGACGCCGTATGAGTTACGGCACCATGGGTGGTGAGGGTCAACCTCAAACCCAAGCCGCGCTATTTGCCCGCCATATTTACCACGGACAGCCTATTGGTAAAGCGATTTCCCTTGGTCGATGGTTACTTGGCAGAACCTGGGGCGATCAAAGCCACAACTTAAAAGCAGAACGTGATTTAGTTGAATACGTGGGCGAAAGCTTACTGGCAAGGGGGCACGATATGGTTACGGTAGATCCTTGCAACGAACTTATGGGCCACGCGGGTGCCATTATTCGCGACACAGAGGGCTCGGTTAGCGGCGCGAGCGACCCGCGAAGTGACGGTAAAGCTTACTTCGGTCATCGCTAG
- a CDS encoding amidase, which translates to MSSPFVLKPCDAKFTQAIENLETTFNGFKNRKEDTSSLNNGASQGLTEGTTKACNVNKPLSGLGLAVKDLFDIEGLPTAAGNPDWLATHPVPKSTNSCVANMLAAGAAFKGKTITDELAYSLHGQNKHYETLVNPVAPAHIPGGSSSGSAVAVSAHLADIGLGTDTGGSIRVPSSYQGLWGLRTTHGAVACDNMVALAPSFDTVGWMTRDLDTLSKVANVCLDSATQSDIPNEPRLGIAAHLFEQTAHTSLCQTWLNALEDSNNCIVLSETQVDLNKLQTAATFRTLQGSEIWQQHGEWIENTQPDIANDIMLRLDWCKTITTQDVEQAKAQQIVVINHLTRLFEEIDVLVMPTTPGVAPRCDADDTTLANDRNALLALTAVAGLAGLPQLHLPLFTLHNAPCGLSLVGKKGNDLALLALAKTLTTR; encoded by the coding sequence GTGAGCTCTCCTTTTGTACTAAAGCCCTGTGATGCAAAGTTCACGCAGGCGATTGAAAATTTAGAAACAACCTTTAATGGCTTTAAAAACCGTAAGGAAGACACGTCTTCTTTAAATAACGGGGCAAGCCAAGGGTTAACCGAAGGCACAACAAAAGCGTGCAATGTAAACAAACCGCTAAGCGGTTTAGGGCTCGCGGTAAAAGACTTATTCGATATTGAAGGGTTACCGACAGCAGCGGGCAACCCGGATTGGTTGGCAACGCACCCCGTACCAAAAAGTACAAATAGCTGTGTGGCGAACATGCTTGCAGCAGGCGCCGCGTTTAAAGGTAAAACCATTACTGACGAACTTGCTTACAGCTTACACGGGCAAAATAAGCATTACGAAACGCTTGTGAACCCGGTAGCGCCAGCTCATATTCCTGGCGGTTCTTCGTCAGGCTCTGCGGTTGCCGTTAGCGCACACCTTGCCGATATTGGTCTTGGCACAGATACAGGTGGCTCTATACGCGTACCGTCTAGCTATCAGGGTTTATGGGGGCTTCGCACCACCCATGGCGCCGTGGCTTGCGACAACATGGTAGCCCTTGCGCCATCGTTCGATACCGTGGGTTGGATGACAAGGGATTTAGATACACTGTCAAAGGTAGCCAATGTTTGTCTTGATAGTGCTACGCAAAGTGACATACCTAACGAACCTCGCTTGGGTATAGCGGCACACTTATTTGAGCAAACCGCTCATACATCGCTTTGCCAAACCTGGCTTAATGCTCTTGAAGACAGCAATAATTGTATTGTGCTGTCAGAAACACAAGTTGATTTAAACAAGTTACAAACCGCCGCTACATTTCGCACTTTACAAGGCAGTGAAATTTGGCAGCAGCATGGCGAATGGATTGAAAATACTCAACCCGACATCGCTAACGATATTATGTTGCGCTTAGATTGGTGTAAAACCATAACAACACAAGATGTAGAACAAGCTAAAGCGCAGCAAATCGTGGTAATAAACCATTTAACTAGGCTATTTGAAGAAATAGACGTTTTGGTTATGCCCACAACACCTGGTGTCGCACCTCGATGTGACGCCGATGATACGACTCTGGCAAATGATAGAAACGCTCTGCTCGCCCTTACGGCAGTAGCAGGGCTTGCGGGTTTACCCCAGCTTCATTTACCGTTGTTTACCCTACACAATGCCCCGTGCGGATTATCGCTTGTGGGCAAAAAAGGCAACGATCTTGCACTTCTCGCGTTAGCTAAAACGCTAACCACTCGCTAA
- a CDS encoding DUF924 family protein — protein MDKTRVVMEEANGVLDFWFGELSPEQWFKEDAALDKTIASRFSTLRTAAVRGELWPWRATATGRLAEIILLDQFSRNIYRNQPDAFSADSIALILAQEAVSVEADKMLTPQQRAFLYMPFMHSESLAIHDVALELFSQEGLEKEYTFEKRHQAVIERFGRYPHRNSVLGRESTAEEAAFLKENPQGF, from the coding sequence ATGGATAAAACGCGAGTAGTCATGGAAGAGGCTAACGGTGTACTAGACTTTTGGTTTGGTGAACTGTCACCTGAACAATGGTTTAAAGAAGATGCAGCATTAGATAAAACCATTGCTTCACGGTTTTCTACGTTGCGCACAGCGGCTGTGCGTGGTGAACTTTGGCCTTGGCGCGCTACGGCCACAGGTAGGCTTGCCGAAATTATTCTTCTTGATCAATTTTCCCGAAATATTTATCGCAATCAGCCAGATGCATTTAGTGCTGACAGTATAGCGCTGATATTGGCTCAAGAAGCGGTAAGCGTAGAGGCTGACAAAATGCTTACCCCGCAACAACGAGCGTTTCTGTACATGCCTTTTATGCACAGCGAGTCGTTAGCTATTCACGATGTAGCGCTGGAACTCTTCTCTCAGGAAGGGCTTGAGAAAGAATACACTTTTGAGAAACGCCATCAGGCGGTCATTGAAAGGTTTGGACGCTACCCTCACCGAAATTCAGTGTTGGGCCGTGAATCTACAGCCGAAGAAGCTGCCTTTCTGAAAGAAAACCCTCAAGGCTTTTAG
- a CDS encoding MurR/RpiR family transcriptional regulator, producing the protein MTKNSPSDVLQQIEKHYAALSPSGKSIAHYIQQNPIAVLSQSTSFIAEKTGTSKATVSRFFRQLGFESHQQAKDALVQLREQGVPVVNPSSSVLQHESDSKNLANTFDGTSSDALKDIATLLASAGQITLIGFRNAYPIALHFRQQLKQIRTSVRVLPQPGQTLSEDLIDLTENDLVVLFGFRRRTRQFKFVLNSIKHCKTVLITDPTGQGYRNDVDHLLVTHIGSDSPFDSYAAPMSLVASLCNLTYDALGSKAADRVDAITDIYIQMDELESPKR; encoded by the coding sequence ATGACAAAAAATAGCCCTAGCGACGTTTTACAACAGATTGAAAAACACTATGCCGCGTTGTCACCTTCGGGCAAATCTATCGCGCATTACATTCAGCAAAACCCTATCGCTGTCCTTAGCCAGTCCACCTCATTCATTGCAGAAAAAACAGGAACTTCGAAAGCCACCGTAAGTCGGTTCTTTCGCCAGCTGGGCTTCGAGTCGCACCAACAAGCCAAAGACGCATTAGTGCAACTACGTGAGCAGGGCGTGCCTGTAGTAAATCCTTCAAGCAGCGTTCTACAGCATGAAAGTGATAGTAAAAATTTAGCTAATACATTCGACGGTACATCGTCCGATGCACTAAAAGATATAGCTACACTGCTTGCTTCAGCAGGTCAGATTACTTTAATTGGGTTTCGCAACGCTTACCCAATCGCCCTTCATTTTAGACAGCAGCTTAAGCAAATTAGGACATCGGTTCGCGTACTTCCCCAACCTGGGCAGACCCTTAGCGAAGATCTTATTGACCTCACAGAAAATGATCTAGTGGTACTTTTCGGCTTTCGCCGCAGGACCCGCCAGTTCAAGTTTGTTCTAAACAGCATAAAACACTGCAAAACGGTGCTAATAACCGACCCTACAGGCCAAGGTTATCGCAATGATGTAGACCACCTGCTTGTAACCCACATTGGCAGTGACTCTCCTTTCGATAGCTACGCCGCGCCCATGAGCTTAGTCGCATCCCTGTGTAACCTTACCTACGACGCATTAGGTAGTAAGGCCGCAGACCGTGTTGATGCCATTACTGATATCTACATTCAAATGGATGAATTAGAAAGCCCTAAGCGTTAA
- a CDS encoding CPBP family intramembrane glutamic endopeptidase codes for MAKLWSELILLFVAVPFAVLYWIKHFADYLMPILGVMGLCCLAVLLADKQFKRIKLWHWEDYRIHFKSTLRLFLPWASLLALVVYFLKPELFLHWPMNQPWMWVATLLIYPIVSVIPQEIIFRTYFFHRYKRILPSKYARWGLSTFLFGLAHLVYGNWIAVVVSWIGGAIFGYRYMQTNSTPVVVIEHAIWGSFLFTIGLGSYLVIAS; via the coding sequence GTGGCAAAGCTGTGGTCTGAATTGATCTTGCTATTTGTAGCAGTTCCTTTTGCCGTTCTTTACTGGATTAAGCATTTTGCAGATTATCTCATGCCTATCTTAGGGGTAATGGGGCTTTGCTGTTTGGCTGTCTTGTTAGCAGATAAACAATTTAAACGTATTAAATTGTGGCATTGGGAAGATTATCGAATACATTTTAAAAGTACGCTTAGGCTATTTTTGCCGTGGGCGAGTTTACTCGCGCTTGTGGTTTACTTTTTAAAACCCGAACTGTTTTTGCACTGGCCTATGAATCAACCATGGATGTGGGTAGCTACTTTGCTGATTTACCCCATAGTGTCGGTTATCCCACAAGAGATTATTTTCCGTACCTATTTCTTTCATCGTTACAAGCGTATTTTGCCTTCCAAATACGCAAGATGGGGGCTAAGTACTTTTCTATTTGGTCTTGCTCATTTGGTATATGGAAACTGGATTGCAGTAGTAGTTTCTTGGATTGGTGGTGCTATTTTTGGCTACAGGTATATGCAAACAAACTCAACGCCTGTTGTGGTTATTGAACATGCCATATGGGGAAGCTTTTTGTTCACCATTGGGTTGGGATCTTATTTAGTTATTGCTTCGTAA
- a CDS encoding mechanosensitive ion channel family protein, with product MFSALQTLLSTIADKCLKNSFFSSGVAESLSGVATNLNGVDLNSNDIALKLKELAFNPFTQTLLQQDDDAGAITSLSSAQSLLSQLWDNFIYRLPGMALGIVIMVAFILLAPHVAKILVKPLTRTTTSPLLRSVIQRSVSLLLILLGIYLFLFLAGLTGFAIAVVSGTGVVGLILGFAFRDIAENFISSLLLTIQRPFRIGDIVQINDFTGIIQKVTARATTLVDFDGNHIQIPNATIYKGVIKNLTANPLMRGHFVIGVGYDADIQDAQRIAREVTVEQGNVLSDPEPQILIDELGASTYNVKVYFWVDVEKTSVLKMASVLMRNITQAFLDANISMPDDARERIFPEGMNLSIEKSEAVGSQRHEENTEDCPELSSELKPELGTGDKESVSSGFSGGKESAQENVAEHSSDKSGRATSSESAANTKGQGKSRKKSKGKNPLGHSPAGDYTVEPSGTSAHSNEQQQTNSHKNDSHKGNKQTENRQQPTSNEDDVSSEAHEIREQARKSRDPEAGENIL from the coding sequence ATGTTCAGTGCTTTGCAAACTTTGCTATCAACAATCGCAGATAAGTGCTTAAAGAATAGTTTTTTTTCCAGCGGCGTAGCCGAAAGTTTAAGCGGCGTAGCCACAAACTTAAACGGCGTAGACCTGAATTCAAACGACATAGCGCTGAAATTAAAAGAATTAGCTTTCAACCCCTTCACACAAACTTTGCTTCAGCAAGATGATGACGCTGGTGCGATAACTAGCTTGTCGAGCGCTCAGTCGTTGCTCTCGCAGCTGTGGGATAACTTTATTTATCGTTTGCCAGGCATGGCGTTAGGCATAGTCATTATGGTGGCGTTCATTCTCTTGGCGCCACATGTCGCAAAGATTTTAGTTAAGCCGCTAACGCGGACAACCACATCTCCGCTTTTGCGCTCGGTAATTCAACGAAGCGTTAGCTTACTTTTAATACTACTGGGTATTTATCTTTTTCTGTTCTTAGCTGGGCTTACCGGTTTTGCCATTGCGGTAGTAAGTGGTACCGGTGTAGTTGGGCTTATTCTTGGTTTCGCATTTCGCGATATTGCAGAGAATTTTATTTCAAGCCTTTTGCTTACCATTCAACGCCCGTTTCGAATAGGCGATATCGTACAAATTAATGACTTCACCGGCATTATTCAGAAAGTGACGGCGCGCGCGACAACGCTGGTGGATTTTGACGGTAACCACATACAAATACCCAACGCGACCATTTACAAAGGCGTGATTAAGAACTTAACCGCTAATCCGCTTATGCGAGGCCATTTTGTTATTGGGGTAGGTTACGACGCCGACATACAAGATGCGCAGCGAATTGCCCGCGAAGTTACAGTAGAGCAAGGCAATGTTTTAAGTGACCCTGAACCGCAAATTCTTATTGATGAACTAGGTGCGTCTACCTACAACGTAAAAGTTTACTTTTGGGTAGATGTAGAGAAAACCAGCGTATTAAAAATGGCTTCTGTGCTAATGCGTAATATCACGCAAGCGTTCTTAGATGCGAATATTAGTATGCCGGATGATGCTCGAGAACGAATATTCCCAGAGGGTATGAACCTTAGTATTGAAAAAAGCGAAGCGGTAGGCTCGCAACGTCATGAAGAAAACACAGAAGACTGCCCAGAGCTAAGCTCAGAACTAAAGCCAGAACTAGGCACAGGCGACAAGGAAAGCGTATCTTCAGGCTTTTCTGGTGGAAAAGAATCGGCCCAGGAAAATGTGGCTGAACATTCAAGTGATAAAAGTGGTAGGGCTACAAGCAGTGAAAGTGCTGCTAACACGAAGGGCCAGGGCAAGAGTCGGAAAAAGAGCAAGGGCAAGAACCCGTTAGGTCATAGTCCTGCCGGTGATTATACAGTTGAGCCTTCAGGCACTTCAGCGCACAGCAACGAGCAGCAACAAACTAATAGCCACAAAAACGATAGCCATAAAGGCAATAAGCAAACAGAGAATCGCCAACAGCCAACATCTAATGAAGATGACGTATCATCAGAAGCCCATGAAATAAGAGAGCAGGCCCGCAAGTCGAGAGACCCAGAGGCCGGTGAGAATATTCTCTAA